The DNA region TGGCGAGCCCCGCGCTGTTCAGGGCGGCGTGCGACGCGCTGACGCCGCCGCCTGGCGAGGGCGTCGACCTGATCGCGGGAGTGGACGCGAGGGGCTTCATTTTTGCCCCCGTGATCGCCCAAGACTTGGGGCTCGGCATGACGATGGTGCGCAAGAAGGGCAAGATGCCCGGCGAACTCCTGCAAGCCGATGCGACGATCGAATACGGATCATCGGAATTGACGCTCAACCCTCAAGGAATCGAGGGAAAGCGAGTGCTCGTGATCGACGACGTCCTGGCCACCGGGGGCACCGCGCTCGCGGTCGCCGACCTCCTGGAACGCGCGGGAGCGGCCTCCGTGCAGTTCGGTTTCTTGCTCGAGATCGGGGCACTGCCCGGCCGCGAGGTGCTCGCCGGGCACTTGGTGCACTCTGCGCTCGTCGTCTAGCAAGACGCGGTCTAGCGGCGAATCGCCTAGATGATTCGGCCGTGCGGCTCGATCGCCGAGGGCTTGTAGCCAGGCGACCACCTGGCCGCGAGCAACACGAGAGACACCAACACGAGGGACGCCGCGACCACTTGGAACGCGATGTACCCCCAATGAATACTCAGCGGCACCGAGTCTTGGATGCGCAGCCACCCCGCATGGGTCGCAAGGGCCCACACCATTGCGGCTCCCGCGACCACGAAGGTGCCGATGAGGAGCCATACGGGTGCTTGGGTCGTTCGGGGGTGGGTCCGCAGATACCTCGCCCACCGGGACACGGCGTAGAAGAGCGCGAGGTTCAAGACGGCGAGCCCGGCGAACAGCGAGAACGTCACCGATAGCGGCGCCTTCCCATCGTCCTGATGGAGCGCGGTCGCGAGATTGATGAGCGACAAGCGCTCAAGGGAGTAGAACGCCATACACAAGCCCAAGACACCCACGACCAGCGCGCCTGCCATGCGCTTCAAAAAGCCGTTCACTCTGCCCCTCCTTGGGCCTCAGCATGCAGCGCTCGTTCCCGATCGATCCTGCTTCCCCACCGTACCCCGACCGCGTAGACGAACAGAAACATCACACCAACGAAGGCGATCGCCGGTACGAGAACGCCTCCCGCGATGAGCGGGACGTGCAATGCCCAGCCAAGCCGCCTGCCCCATCGTGCCGACGCGCGTGACGACGCCAGCGCAAACCCCGCCGCCAGCGCTGCGCCGCTCACCCACACGAAGCCGGGAGACACGCTGATCACGTCGGCCTTGCCAAGCCCCCACACGACGAGAGCGGCAAAGAACGTCGCGAGCGACTCAAGCAACAGCGTCGTCTGAGTGAAGATCACGAGCGCCGAGCGCTGCGGCTTGGGGTCCGACGTGGCCATCATTCCCACCGCCCGATGCGCGGTGGAACTCCCTGCCGCTTCTCGCCCAGTTTGCGGTCGGCACCCATCATGATGCGCACGTCGGCAACGAGCGAGATGGAGCCGATGACGAGCACCCCTCCGGTCATGTCGTCGTCGGCCTCGGCGATCTGAACTGCCTGGTCGAGCGCGCTGGGCAGGTCGGACTGAATGGTCACCCTGTCCTCGCCAAAGTGGGCGGCCGCGATCTTGCCGAGTTCGTTGACGTCCATTGCCCTTGGCGACGTCGACTTGGTGATGACGACCTCGTCGAGAAACGGCTCGAGCCCCGCGAGGATGCCGTCGGCGTCCTTATCGTCGAGCACACACACGACGCCAACGAGGGTCGAGAACGCGAAGGACTCCTCAATCGCCTCGGCCACGGCGTCGATGCCGTGCGGGTTGTGAGCGGCGTCGACGACGATCGTCGGCGAGCGCCGAATCGTCTCGAGCCTGCCGGGGGACGTCACCCTCGCGAATCCCTGTTCGACCACGCCTGGTGGCAGCGAGCCCTCGTCGCCGCCATCGGCCATCAGCGCCTCGACGGCGGCCAGTGCCATCGCGGCGTTGCGCGCCTGATGCGCGCCAAACAGCGGGATGAAGATGCCCTCATAGGTGGCGCCAGGGGTGCGAATGGTGACGAGCTGGCCGCCGACACCCGCGTGCCTGTCGACTACCTCGATGTCGGCACTCCCGCCTTCAACGTCCCCGCCTTCAGCGCCGGCACGCCACACCACGCGCGCCTGCGGAAACGCCGGCTCGAGCGCGCTCATTGCCGATTCGGCCTGACTCGCGACCACGACGGCGCTGCCTGGCTTGATGATCCCGGACTTCTCGGCCGCGATCTCTTCAAGCGAGTGCCCCAGCCACGTCTCGTGGTCGAGCGCGATGGGGCCAATCACGGCGACGTCGGCATCGGCCACGTTGGTCGCGTCCCACGAGCCGCCCATCCCTACTTCGAGCACACACACGTCGATCGGTGCATCCGCAAAGGCGGCAAAGGCCAAGACCGTCAGCACCTCGAAGAAGCTCATGCGGGGGCCGCCGCGCTCGGCGGAGCGGTTGTCCACCAGCTCGAGAATGGGCGACACGTCGGCCCATAACTCGATGAAGGCTTCCCTGGAGATGGGCTCGCCGTCGATCTGAATCCGCTCACGCACACTCGTGAGATGCGGAGAAGTGAACAATCCCGTGCGCAGCCCAAGCGACCGCACCAGCGATTCGGCCATGCGCGCGGTCGAGGTCTTTCCGTTGGTGCCGGTCAGGTGAATCACCTTGAAGGCGCGTTGAGGGTTGCCCAAGAGGTCACACGCCTCGCGCACACGGTCGAGCGTCGGCTCGAAGTCGTGTTCGGGATTGCGGGAGAGGATGTGGGCGTAGATCTCGCGCTCGGCCCTGTCAAGGGCTGCGCTGGCTTCGCGATCAGTCACGGCCACAGTGTCCCATGCCGAGGCTCAGGCGCCCTCCGCTAGAGCCACGAGCCCGCGTCGGGCTCGGCCCCGGTGGCCACACGCCGCTCCGCGTCGTTCGACCACTGCGACCACGAACCCGGGTAAAGGGCTGCAGCGAATCCCGCTTCCGCGAGCGCCGCAATCTCGTGCGCGGCCGTGACGCCCGAGCCGCAATACACCGCAACTGGGCGCGAACCATCGACGCCCAACGCCCCGAATCTGGACCGCAGGGCATCGGCGGCGAGAAACGTCCCTGCCTCGCCGAGGTTGTCCTGAGTGGGCGCGCTGATGCCGC from Demequina lutea includes:
- a CDS encoding adenine phosphoribosyltransferase — translated: MITLDDFDTFPDFPVPGVLFYDIAPILASPALFRAACDALTPPPGEGVDLIAGVDARGFIFAPVIAQDLGLGMTMVRKKGKMPGELLQADATIEYGSSELTLNPQGIEGKRVLVIDDVLATGGTALAVADLLERAGAASVQFGFLLEIGALPGREVLAGHLVHSALVV
- a CDS encoding DUF4233 domain-containing protein, which translates into the protein MMATSDPKPQRSALVIFTQTTLLLESLATFFAALVVWGLGKADVISVSPGFVWVSGAALAAGFALASSRASARWGRRLGWALHVPLIAGGVLVPAIAFVGVMFLFVYAVGVRWGSRIDRERALHAEAQGGAE
- a CDS encoding bifunctional folylpolyglutamate synthase/dihydrofolate synthase; protein product: MTDREASAALDRAEREIYAHILSRNPEHDFEPTLDRVREACDLLGNPQRAFKVIHLTGTNGKTSTARMAESLVRSLGLRTGLFTSPHLTSVRERIQIDGEPISREAFIELWADVSPILELVDNRSAERGGPRMSFFEVLTVLAFAAFADAPIDVCVLEVGMGGSWDATNVADADVAVIGPIALDHETWLGHSLEEIAAEKSGIIKPGSAVVVASQAESAMSALEPAFPQARVVWRAGAEGGDVEGGSADIEVVDRHAGVGGQLVTIRTPGATYEGIFIPLFGAHQARNAAMALAAVEALMADGGDEGSLPPGVVEQGFARVTSPGRLETIRRSPTIVVDAAHNPHGIDAVAEAIEESFAFSTLVGVVCVLDDKDADGILAGLEPFLDEVVITKSTSPRAMDVNELGKIAAAHFGEDRVTIQSDLPSALDQAVQIAEADDDMTGGVLVIGSISLVADVRIMMGADRKLGEKRQGVPPRIGRWE